In the Oreochromis aureus strain Israel breed Guangdong linkage group 14, ZZ_aureus, whole genome shotgun sequence genome, one interval contains:
- the supt5h gene encoding transcription elongation factor SPT5, with protein MSDSEDSDFSDNQSERSSDGEAEEVEENEEETGSPVGSDKVADEEGEDLEDEEEYDEEEEEDDDDDRPRKKPRHGGFILDEADVDDEYEDEDQWEDGAEDILEKEEAEVSNIDHVVLDEDHSGSRRLQNLWRDSREEALGEYYMRKYAKSSGGEHYSGGSEELSDDITQQQLLPGVKDPNLWTVKCKIGEERATAIALMRKFIAYQFTDTPLQIKSVVAPDHVKGYIYVESYKQTHVKAAIEGIGNLRMGFWNQQMVPIKEMTDVLKVVKEVTNLKPKSWVRLKRGLYKDDIAQVDYVEPSQNTISLKMIPRIDLDRIKAKMSLKDWFAKRKKFKRPPQRLFDAEKIRSLGGEVSHDGDFMIFEGNRYSRKGFLFKSFAMSAVITDGVKPTLSELEKFEDQPEGIDLEVVTESGKEREHNLQAGDNVEVCEGELINLQGKILSVDGNKITIMPKHEDLKDPLEFPAHEVRKYFRMGDHVKVIAGRYEGDTGLIVRVEENFVILFSDLTMHELKVLPRDLQLCSETASGVDVGGQHEWGELVQLDPQTVGVIVRLERETFQVLNMHGKVLTVRHQAVNRRKDNRFAVALDSEQNSIHVKDIVKVIDGPHSGREGEIRHLFRGFAFLHCKKLVENGGMFVCKTRHLVLAGGSKPRDVTNFTVGGFAPMSPRISSPMHHGGGGAQQRGGGGGGMGRGRGRRDNELIGQTVRISQGPYKGYIGVVKDATESTARVELHSTCQTISVDRQRLTAINHRPRPSGLTSAHVRTPIYGSQTPMYGVGSRTPMYGSQTPLHDGSRTPHYGSQTPLHDGSRTPGQSGAWDPSNPNTPSRNEEDYDFGYDDEPSPSPQAYGTTPNPQTPGYPEVPSPQVNPQYNPQTPGTPAMYNTEQYSPYAAPSPQGSYQPSPSPQSYHQVAPSPVGYQNTHSPASYHPTPSPMAYQASPSPSPVGYSPMTPGAPSPGGYNPHTPGSNIEQGGSDWVTTDILVRVKDSFMDLMGQTGVIRSVTGGMCSVFMQETEKVVSVSSDHLEPVTPTKNNKVKVILGEDREATGILLSIDGDDGIVRMELDDQLKILNLRFLGRLEH; from the exons ATGTCCGACAGCGAGGACAGCGACTTCTCCGACAACCAGAGCGAGCGCAGCAGCGATGGCGAGGCCGAGGAAGTGGAGGAGAATGAG GAGGAGACGGGCAGCCCAGTGGGCAGTGACAAGGTAGCGGATGAGGAGGGGGAGGAcctggaggatgaggaggagtacgacgaagaagaggaggaggatgacgaCGACGATCGTCCGAGGAAGAAGCCGAGACACGGAGGGTTCATCCTGGATGAAGCTG ATGTGGACGATGAGTACGAGGATGAGGATCAGTGGGAGGACGGAGCGGAGGATATTTTGGAGAAAG AGGAGGCTGAAG TGTCAAACATCGACCACGTGGTTCTGGATGAGGATCACTCTGGATCCAGGCGGCTGCAGAACCTCTGGAG AGACTCCAGGGAGGAGGCGCTGGGCGAATACTACATGAGGAAGTACGCCAAGTCGTCTGGAGGGGAGCA TTActctggagggtccgaggagctTTCTGATGACATCacccagcagcagcttcttccTGGAGTCAA GGACCCCAACCTGTGGACGGTCAAGTgcaag ATCGGAGAGGAGAGGGCGACCGCCATCGCACTGATGAGGAAGTTCATCGCCTACCAGTTCACTGACACG CCTCTGCAGATCAAGTCCGTGGTGGCCCCGGATCATGTGAAGGGTTACATCTACGTGGAGTCGTACAAGCAGACGCACGTCAAGGCTGCCATCGAGGGCATCGGCAACCTGAGGATGGGCTTCTGGAACCAGCAGATGGTCCCCATCAAGGAAATGACGGACGTGCTGAAGGTCGTCAAGGAGGTCACCAACCTGAAGCCCAAGTCGTGGGTCAGGCTGAAGCGGGGCCTGTACAAGGACGACATCGCTCAG GTGGACTACGTGGAGCCGAGCCAGAACACAATCTCCCTGAAGATGATCCCTCGGATAGACCTGGACCGCATCAAGGCCAAGATGAGCCTG aaaGACTGGTTTGCCAAGAGGAAGAAGTTCAAGAGGCCTCCACAGAGGCTGTTTGATGCTGAGAAGATCAG GTCTCTGGGAGGAGAGGTCAGCCATGACGGAGACTTCATGATCTTTGAGGGGAACCGTTACAGCCGCAAAGGATTCCTCTTCAAGAGCTTTGCCATGTCTGCTGTG ATCACAGACGGAGTGAAGCCCACGCTGTCAGAGCTCGAGAAGTTTGAAGACCAGCCTGAAGGAATCGACCTGGAGGTGGTCACAGAGTCGG GTAAGGAGCGTGAACACAACCTGCAGGCCGGCGACAATGTGGAGGTGTGTGAGGGCGAGCTGATCAACCTGCAGGGAAAAATCCTCAGTGTGGACGGCAACAAGATCACCATCATGCCCAAGCACGAGGACCtgaag GACCCTCTGGAGTTTCCGGCTCACGAGGTGAGAAAATATTTCCGGATGGGCGACCACGTGAAGGTGATCGCCGGGCGATACGAGGGCGACACTGGCCTCATCGTCAGAGTGGAGGAGAACTTTGTCATCCTGTTCTCCGACCTCACCATGCACGAG TTGAAAGTGCTGCCCAGAGACCTGCAGCTCTGCTCTGAGACCGCGTCCGGCGTTGACGTAGGGGGGCAGCACGAATGGGGCGAGCTGGTGCAGCTGGACCCGCAGACGGTCGGCGTTATTGTTCGGCTGGAGAGGGAGACGTTCCAG GTGCTGAACATGCACGGGAAGGTGCTGACTGTGCGCCACCAGGCGGTGAACCGCAGGAAGGACAACCGCTTCGCCGTGGCGCTGGACTCAGAGCAGAACAGCATTCACGTGAAGGACATCGTCAAAGTCATTGACGGGCCGCACTCT GGCCGTGAAGGCGAGATCCGTCACCTGTTCCGAGGCTTCGCTTTCCTCCACTGTAAGAAGCTGGTTGAGAACGGAGGAATGTTCGTCTGCAAGACCAGACACCTGGTGCTGGCGGGCGGATCTAAG ccCAGAGACGTGACCAACTTCACAGTGGGAGGATTCGCACCGATGAGCCCTCGCATCAGCAGCCCCATGCACCACGGTGGAGGAG GTGctcagcagagaggaggaggcggaggaggaaTGGGGCGGGGCCGAGGACGAAGAGACAACGAGCTGATTGGTCAGACGGTCCGTATCTCCCAGGGTCCTTACAAAG GATACATTGGTGTGGTGAAGGATGCAACCGAGTCCACGGCCAGGGTGGAGCTGCACTCCACCTGTCAGACCATCTCTGTGGACCGACAGCGATTAACAGCGATTAACCACCGTCCT AGGCCCAGTGGGTTAACCTCCGCCCATGTACGTACTCCAATTTACGGCTCCCAGACTCCCATGTATGGCGTCGGCTCCAGGACACCAATGTATGGATCTCAGACTCCGCTGCACGACG GAAGCCGTACGCCCCACTATGGATCTCAAACCCCATTGCATGATGGAAGCAGAACTCCAGGTCAGAGCGGAGCTTGGGATCCCAGCAACCCCAACACACCGTCCAG AAATGAGGAAGACTACGACTTCGGCTACGACGACGAACCCTCTCCGTCCCCTCAGGCCTACGGGACGACCCCCAACCCTCAGACCCCGGGTTACCCCGAGGTCCCCTCACCACAGGTCAACCCTCAGTACAACCCGCAGACACCTGGCACGCCCGCTAT GTATAACACAGAGCAGTATTCTCCATATGCGGCCCCGTCCCCTCAGGGCTCCTACCAGCCCAGCCCCAGCCCTCAGAGTTACCACCAGGTGGCGCCCTCACCTGTCGGCTACCAGAATACGCACTCACCAGCCAGCTACCACCCCACACCATCCCCCATGGCTTACCAG GCGAGTCCCAGTCCGAGTCCCGTGGGCTACAGTCCCATGACGCCTGGAGCGCCCTCTCCTGGAGGCTACAACCCTCACACCCCGGGCTCCAACATCGAGCAGGGCGGCAGCGACTGGGTGACCACCGACATCCTGGTCCGAGTGAAGGACTCGTTCATGGACCTGATGGGGCAGACCGGGGTCATCCGGAGTGTGACG GGAGGGATGTGCTCGGTGTTTATGCAGGAGACTGAGAAGGTGGTGAGCGTCAGCAGCGATCACCTGGAGCCGGTCACGCccaccaaaaacaacaag GTGAAGGTGATTCTCGGAGAGGACCGCGAGGCCACGGGGATCCTTCTGAGCA